Proteins from a genomic interval of Trifolium pratense cultivar HEN17-A07 linkage group LG6, ARS_RC_1.1, whole genome shotgun sequence:
- the LOC123888082 gene encoding putative receptor protein kinase ZmPK1: MAFTVSHIFLLVIFLFPFQYCSCYLTSLKKGSSLSVEKHEKDVIVSSNGIFSAGFYQIGENAFSFAIWFTEMQNHSHDPANIVWMANREQPVNGKLSKLFLLNTGNILLIDADQHNIWSSNTASDAPLELYLKEDGNLVLRELQGTTILWQSYDFPTNTLLPNQPLTRYTNLVSSRSQSNHSSGFYKLFFDDNNVIRLHYNGPDVSSTYWPPRYLLSWQAGRFNYNSSRIALLDSFGKFVSSDNYSFSTYDYSMVMQRRLTMDSDGNIRVYSRKNLSEIWYISYQVIIDTCIIHGICGENSTCSYDSKKGKKCSCLPGYKVTNDSDWSYGCKPMFDFTCNRSESTFLKLQGYELFGYDNNFVQNSTFKNCENLCLQDCYCKGFQYKFVEDKGIFNCFTKLQLLNGRHSPSFPGVTYLRLPKSNHFSKEETMSVKDQFCSVQFHKEFPRKPISHMLKFFQWLVITVGGLECVCFLLVFVFLFANKKSSVDKHNYHHALGFRRYSYSELKVATKNFSNEIGRGGGGVVYKGTFPDQRHVAVKRLYEAQQGEGEFLAEVNIIGRLNHMNLIEMWGYCVEGKHRILVYEYMENGSLAENLSSNKLDWSKRYDIALGISRVLAYLHEECLEWILHCDIKPQNILLDANFQPKLADFGLSKLQNRNNLNNNSEFSMIRGTRGYMAPEWILNLPITSKVDVYSYGIVVLEMITGKSSTMMNIEGDDGEVAYNGRLITWVREKKRSACWVEEIIDPSMVNNCDLSKMEILARVALDCVEEDRDIRPSMSQVVEMLQSRDRELE, from the exons ATGGCTTTCACAGTTTCTCATATTTTCCTTCTAGTCATCTTTCTATTTCCTTTCCAATATTGTTCATGTTATTTAACATCATTGAAAAAGGGTTCATCTCTATCAGTAGAGAAACATGAAAAAGATGTAATTGTCTCTTCAAATGGAATATTCTCTGCTGGCTTCTATCAAATCGGAGAAAATGCATTTTCATTTGCCATATGGTTTACAGAGATGCAGAATCACAGTCATGACCCAGCCAATATTGTTTGGATGGCAAACCGTGAACAACCTGTGAATG GTAAGCTTTCAAAGCTTTTCCTCTTAAACACAGGTAACATCCTCTTGATTGATGCGGACCAACACAACATTTGGTCTTCAAACACAGCATCAGATGCACCATTAGAGTTGTATCTTAAAGAAGATGGTAATCTTGTGTTACGTGAGCTTCAAGGAACTACCATCTTGTGGCAAAGTTATGATTTTCCAACAAATACTCTCCTTCCCAATCAACCTCTCACAAGATACACAAATCTTGTTTCTTCAAGAAGCCAGAGTAATCATTCTTCTGGCTTCTATAAGTTATTCTTTGATGACAACAATGTTATTCGTCTCCACTATAATGGTCCTGATGTTTCGAGTACATATTGGCCTCCACGTTATTTGTTGAGCTGGCAAGCTGGAAGGTTCAATTACAATAGTAGTAGAATTGCTTTGTTGGATTCTTTTGGGAAATTCGTTTCCTCCGATAATTACTCTTTTTCCACATATGATTATAGTATGGTTATGCAAAGAAGATTAACCATGGATTCTGATGGTAATATTCGAGTTTATAGTCGAAAAAACTTGTCAGAAATTTGGTATATTTCATATCAAGTCATAATTGATACTTGCATTATTCATGGAATTTGTGGTGAAAATAGCACTTGTAGCTATGATTCTAAAAAGGGTAAGAAATGCTCTTGTTTGCCGGGGTATAAAGTGACGAACGATAGTGATTGGTCTTATGGCTGCAAACCTATGTTTGATTTTACTTGCAATCGAAGTGAGTCTACctttttaaaattacaaggtTACGAGCTCTTCGGTTATGACAataattttgttcaaaatagtACCTTCAAAAATTGTGAGAATTTATGTTTACAAGATTGTTATTGTAAAGGATTCCAATACAAATTTGTAGAGGACAAAGGCATCTTCAATTGCTTTACAAAGCTACAATTGTTGAATGGGAGGCATTCACCAAGTTTTCCAGGAGTAACTTACTTAAGACTTCCAAAAAGTAATCACTTCTCTAAAGAAGAGACTATGAGTGTAAAAGATCAGTTTTGTTCGGTGCAGTTTCACAAAGAATTTCCAAGAAAACCAATAAGTCACATGTTAAAGTTTTTTCAATGGCTTGTAATTACAGTTGGTGGTTTAGAAtgtgtttgttttcttttggtttttgtttttttatttgccAACAAAAAGAGTAGTGTAGATAAACATAACTATCATCATGCATTGGGATTTAGAAGATATAGTTACTCTGAGTTGAAGGTAGCAACAAAGAATTTCAGTAATGAGATTGGAAGAGGTGGAGGAGGGGTTGTCTATAAAGGTACATTTCCGGATCAAAGACATGTAGCCGTAAAGAGATTGTATGAAGCTCAACAAGGAGAAGGAGAGTTTCTCGCCGAAGTAAACATCATTGGAAGGCTTAATCACATGAACTTGATTGAAATGTGGGGTTATTGTGTTGAAGGTAAGCATAGAATTTTGGTATATGAGTACATGGAAAATGGTTCTTTAGCTGAAAATTTATCCTCTAATAAACTTGATTGGAGCAAAAGGTATGATATTGCTTTAGGAATTTCTAGAGTGTTAGCTTATCTACATGAAGAatgtttggaatggattttgcaTTGTGATATAAAGCCACAAAATATACTTCTTGATGCTAACTTTCAACCCAAGTTAGCAGATTTTGGATTGTCTAAACTCCAAAATAGAAACAATCTAAACAATAATTCAGAATTCTCAATGATAAGAGGAACAAGAGGATATATGGCGCCTGAATGGATTTTGAATTTACCAATAACATCTAAAGTAGATGTTTATAGTTATGGGATTGTTGTGTTGGAGATGATAACTGGAAAGAGTTCAACAATGATGAATATAGAAGGAGATGATGGAGAAGTGGCATATAATGGAAGATTGATAACTTGGGTAAGAGAGAAAAAGAGGAGTGCATGTTGGGTGGAAGAAATTATAGATCCTTCAATGGtgaataattgtgatttgagtAAAATGGAAATTTTGGCTAGAGTTGCTTTGGACTGTGTTGAGGAAGATAGGGATATTAGACCTTCTATGAGTCAAGTGGTTGAAATGCTTCAAAGTCGTGATAGAGAACTCGAGTGA
- the LOC123892346 gene encoding probable serine/threonine-protein kinase PBL26: MSCFSCFSSQEKKVPKRPNNNNEKKIQNHPTQSPKKTFLPQPENHYQKARASASPQREPKINKETKKESSSNIAAQTFTFRELASITRNFRQENLIGEGGFGRVYKGRLEKTNQEVAVKQLDRNGLQGNREFLVEVLMLSLLHHQNLVNLIGYCADGDQRLLVYEYMPLGSLEDHLLDLEPHQKPLDWFTRMKVALEAAKGLEYLHDKANPPVIYRDLKSSNILLDKDFNAKLSDFGLAKLGPTGDKSHVSSRVMGTYGYCAPEYQRTGQLTVKSDIYSFGVVLLELITGRRTIDNTRHSREQNLVTWAYPVFRDPHRYPELADPKLEGNFPMRSLHQAVAVAAMCLNEEPSVRPLISDVVTALSFLGITPMSQDPNLLSPIDMSSPTDENEEKSATLSLLDDDSAVVRQRAVDEAMEWGSNSRNKPNYDSSSYL; the protein is encoded by the exons ATGAGTTGCTTTTCATGTTTCTCATCCCAAGAAAAGAAAGTACCAAAGAGACctaacaataataatgaaaagaaaatacaaaatcatCCTACACAATCTCCTAAGAAGACATTTCTACCTCAGCCAG AGAATCATTATCAAAAGGCAAGGGCAAGCGCAAGTCCACAAAGagaacctaaaataaataaagagaccAAAAAAGAGAGTAGTAGCAACATTGCTGCACAAACATTCACCTTTAGAGAATTGGCTTCTATCACAAGAAACTTTAGGCAAGAAAATCTAATAGGTGAAGGTGGATTTGGAAGAGTTTATAAAGGAAGACTTGAAAAAACTAACCAG GAAGTAGCTGTGAAGCAACTTGACAGGAATGGATTGCAAGGGAACAGAGAGTTTCTTGTTGAAGTGTTAATGTTGAGCCTTTTGCATCATCAAAATCTAGTGAATCTAATTGGATATTGTGCCGATGGAGATCAAAGACTATTGGTATATGAGTACATGCCTTTAGGATCCCTTGAGGATCATTTACTAG ATCTTGAACCACACCAAAAGCCATTAGATTggtttacaagaatgaaagtagCATTGGAAGCTGCAAAAGGATTAGAATATTTGCATGATAAGGCAAATCCACCAGTCATATACCGTGACTTAAAATCATCCAACATCTTATTGGACAAAGATTTCAATGCAAAACTCTCTGATTTTGGATTAGCCAAGTTAGGACCTACAGGTGACAAGTCTCATGTGTCTTCAAGAGTAATGGGGACTTATGGATACTGTGCACCTGAGTATCAAAGAACAGGTCAACTTACTGTTAAATCAGATATATACagttttggtgttgttttgcTTGAATTGATTACTGGAAGGAGAACTATTGATAACACAAGACATTCAAGAGAGCAAAATCTTGTTACTTGG GCATATCCAGTATTCAGGGATCCACATAGATATCCAGAATTAGCAGATCCAAAACTTGAAGGAAACTTTCCAATGAGATCATTACATCAAGCAGTTGCAGTAGCAGCAATGTGTCTAAATGAAGAACCATCAGTGAGACCATTGATAAGTGATGTTGTAACAGCTCTTAGTTTTCTTGGAATAACACCAATGAGTCAAGATCCAAACCTTTTGTCACCAATTGATATGTCATCACCAACggatgaaaatgaagaaaaaagtgCAACCTTGAGTCTTCTTGACGATGATAGTGCTGTCGTACGCCAAAGAGCTGTCGATGAAGCCATGGAATGGGGTTCAAATTCGAGGAATAAACCAAATTATGACAGTTCTTCATATTTGTAA